The proteins below come from a single Drosophila teissieri strain GT53w chromosome 3L, Prin_Dtei_1.1, whole genome shotgun sequence genomic window:
- the LOC122617432 gene encoding palmitoyltransferase ZDHHC6, giving the protein MSNELKDDLRRFLHWGPITLLTLTLIITWTVFHMNSMWWPLGQSLGSVVNYTLIWAHTFGTLYNFIRSLMVGPGFVPLKWYPMDIKDTQYLQFCTRCDGYKAPRSHHCRRCDRCVMKMDHHCPWINTCVGWSNQDSFVYFLLCFLSASIHGAIIIVGAVVQGIQKRWLIRQGLRHMANVHLTPTNLMACVFSLGVIMGTALASVKLLYMQMKVIFRNQTEIESWIVRKALFRRNAYPGNRIRAFVFPYNLGWKANLCEVFLTPGDGISWPVLPGCNEYSLTCEQLEQKKDKRARTRLFRCIRPATGHWVPIFSQGLWVSLQIPCTDDPRIELKPDDIIRVTRIQEYWHYGERVISKKIEKNRRRRGAIRGWFPSCCAVEICEDSGSEDDLAGGEPVRTQDSPAKESQETEWDKSGNETSSKLEILRDFSCNDVKHRKSQLVN; this is encoded by the coding sequence atgaGCAACGAACTAAAGGACGATCTGCGGCGCTTTCTGCACTGGGGTCCAATCACTCTACTAACCCTGACTCTGATTATCACCTGGACCGTCTTTCACATGAACTCGATGTGGTGGCCTCTGGGCCAGAGTCTTGGATCCGTGGTGAACTACACCCTCATCTGGGCTCACACCTTCGGCACCCTGTACAATTTCATCAGGTCCTTGATGGTTGGTCCTGGCTTCGTGCCACTCAAGTGGTATCCCATGGACATCAAGGATACGCAGTACTTGCAGTTCTGTACGCGCTGCGATGGCTACAAGGCGCCCAGATCGCATCACTGCCGGCGTTGCGATCGATGTGTGATGAAGATGGACCATCACTGTCCCTGGATCAACACCTGTGTGGGTTGGTCCAATCAGGATAGCTTTGTGTACTTCCTCCTCTGCTTCCTGTCGGCCAGCATTCACGGAGCCATCATAATAGTCGGCGCCGTCGTACAAGGAATACAGAAGCGTTGGTTGATCAGACAGGGATTGCGACACATGGCCAACGTGCATTTGACCCCCACAAATCTGATGGCCTGTGTATTTAGCCTGGGAGTGATCATGGGCACGGCTTTGGCCAGTGTGAAGCTGCTCTATATGCAAATGAAGGTGATATTCAGGAACCAGACTGAGATCGAGAGCTGGATTGTGAGGAAGGCGCTTTTTCGTCGCAATGCATATCCTGGAAACAGGATAAGGGCTTTCGTTTTCCCCTACAATCTGGGCTGGAAGGCAAATCTTTGTGAGGTTTTCCTAACCCCTGGCGATGGCATTTCCTGGCCCGTTCTACCGGGATGTAATGAATACAGTCTCACCTGTGAGCAATTGGAACAGAAGAAGGACAAAAGGGCTCGCACTCGGCTCTTTAGATGCATTCGTCCTGCCACGGGACACTGGGTGCCCATCTTCTCCCAAGGACTGTGGGTATCTCTGCAGATTCCCTGCACCGATGATCCTCGTATTGAGTTGAAGCCTGATGATATCATACGTGTGACTCGCATCCAGGAGTACTGGCATTATGGCGAAAGAGTGATCTCgaagaaaatagaaaagaacAGGAGGAGAAGGGGTGCTATTAGGGGATGGTTTCCCAGCTGTTGTGCCGTGGAAATATGTGAAGATTCTGGCAGTGAAGATGATTTGGCTGGTGGGGAACCTGTGAGGACGCAGGACTCTCCAGCTAAAGAATCTCAAGAGACAGAATGGGATAAGTCTGGTAACGAAACTAGTAGCAAGCTCGAGATCTTAAGGGATTTTTCTTGCAACGATGTGAAGCATAGAAAAAGCCAGCTTGTTAACTAA